From the genome of Brassica oleracea var. oleracea cultivar TO1000 chromosome C4, BOL, whole genome shotgun sequence:
ACCCTTATAGTTTATCAATCGGAGAGTTTGATGATGATTGTAAAAGCATTGTGCTTCTATAACCTTGAACTCCTCATACCTAACATCAAAACAAACTATTTCATATACTCCTTTTGAGTACCTTGGACAAACTAGGTAGTATATAACTCCACTGATGCATATTCCTTCAGACAAATATCCGTAGTATTTTGGACAACAGATGTCACTCCTCCACCCAAGTTTTGGAACTCCTAATGTCAAAATTATATGACGATCCCTTGGAGGAAAAGAAGGATGATGATCTACCAATATCTTGAATTGTTTGTCAATTGGATCAAACCCTAAAAATGCTTTTGACGGAATGTACATGATCACTTTAGGTAACTCCGCATACTGTCCCGTGATAGGATTACATATCAGAGTCATTGCTTCCTCCCCTGAGCAGCCCTTTACACGGAAACATATCAAACCAGATGCATAGTTACAACGTTCTGAAGGGAACGTCGTATGATAATCGGCGGCTACTACAAGAGACGACTTGTCATAAGGAATTCGAGGCTGTGAGGACGAGTAGAAGTGTAGTTCCTCTTCCTTTTCCTCACCAACGCTGTGGACAACAAATAAGAGACGTGGTCGAGCAGATGACCTGGTCAAGTACAACTCTTTGAAATATGGACAACTAAGCATGGATTGCCATAGCTTGGACACGCAATGAAACCTCCCTACTGATTTTGAAGGCAATCTCGAGAGTATCTCTAGAATGAGATCTATCGGGATGGAAGCTGAATTGTCTGCTCTATTCATGGTCGTTTAATTAGCCGACGATGGGAAGGAGAGAGATATCTATAGAAAACAACTCACACAGGTACCATTATATATCGAGACCTAAGTAAGAGCATCTCCATTAAATTCATAGATATCTAAACATCAAAGAAAAATGTAAGAAAAAAGAAGTGTTAAGGAATAATATCTCAAAATAGAAACTTGTAGTTTTTCATTAGATATTCTCAGCCATGTGTTAATCTTTAACTGGTTTGAGTTTTTTATAATATTAAATTCAAATAAATAACTAAAATTTTTAATATATTAACATTAATAAGTTTAGATACTCATTTTATATATGCAAGATATGTTACTTTTTAGAGATAAAACTATAACTAGTACGAGTCTGTTTAAGTTGATGACAAAAAAAAAGCTATAACTGGTAACTTATAGAATAATAAAATAAAATTAAAAAATGAAAAAAAAGTAATTGGAAAAAGATAAATATTGGCTACTTGTTTGTTTCTTTCTGGATTTAACAAGAAACTAGATTTTGACCCGCGCTTTGAAAGCGCGAGATTATTTTATTTACAAAACTTAGTTTATTATAAACTATAATTTCTATCTATAGTTATATATTTTAAGTTTTATTTAAATAAGCATTGCCATGTCTCTCATTTGTTTTAGATTATTTTTAGAAGTTAAAAACTGAAACGGAGTAATACATCGTCTGTGTCTTGCTTTGGTCAAATTTTGTTTTTATAATTTTTTTTTATCATAAATGATAGAGCTGGGCAAAATATCAGGTTCCAATGAACCGAATCGAACCCAACACGAACAAAATATTTCAGGTATCCTAAAATGCTCAAAACACGGAAAATATCTAAAAACTTGTTTTCCATCATAATTTCCAAATAAATCCAGTTTTATTTTAATTTTATATATTTACTTTTACATTATCTAAATTTATATGTTTTCGATTATTTAAGTTTTGGATTTTTATAATTTAAGGTACATTTTAATTTTTCAATTCTTTACATAATTTAAATGGATACCCAAACCAAACCCGCAATGTTCAGAATAGGGTTTAAATCTATAAGCCTAAAAATCTGAAATCTGAATAGACTCAAATCAAAACCGAATGGATCCCGATTAAGATATATAAGATTATGTGTTTTATTTATTTAATAATAATATAAGATTATGTGTTTAGTTTTTCTCCTAGTATATTTAAATGTTTATTTGGGTTTATATATAAACCGTTTTTTAACAAAAATCAATACCAAAGATATGCATCTTTATATACCGGGTTTGCTTACATATTATATAATACAATTGTGTTTTAATCTTTTTTTAAATAATTTGAAATTTTGTGTTATAATCATTTTTAAATAAGAATATGAGGATATAATTATTTCAGATGTTAGTGCCCAAATATATTCATTCATTAATAATGAACATCAAAAATATTCATACCTATGTATTGTTATGAAATCCTCGTTTATAGTAACAACTATAGATTCATTGGAATAAGGTCACTAATGGCCAAAGATATGATCATTGATTTATTTACGGTTGGTGACATTTAAATATATTGTATAAATCTTTCTTTAAGCTAGATTTTAGGTTGTTTATTTACGAGGGATTTGCCAAAAATGACTCAAAACTTGATTTTGAATACAAAGTGTACCCCAAATTCAATCAAATGCAAAAGTAACACAAAAGCCTAGTGAAATTACAACAGCCTCATTATGAACAAACAAAAAACATGTATTCAATT
Proteins encoded in this window:
- the LOC106337926 gene encoding F-box protein At3g57590-like, coding for MNRADNSASIPIDLILEILSRLPSKSVGRFHCVSKLWQSMLSCPYFKELYLTRSSARPRLLFVVHSVGEEKEEELHFYSSSQPRIPYDKSSLVVAADYHTTFPSERCNYASGLICFRVKGCSGEEAMTLICNPITGQYAELPKVIMYIPSKAFLGFDPIDKQFKILVDHHPSFPPRDRHIILTLGVPKLGWRSDICCPKYYGYLSEGICISGVIYYLVCPRYSKGVYEIVCFDVRYEEFKVIEAQCFYNHHQTLRLINYKGKLGGITGNLNDSGAIELRMWVLHDAEKQEWSEYVYTLPENDDVKLHDFTVAGMTTRGEFVLSMIDTFKPFYVFYFNPEKNVLRSVEIQGFGEDVSSVKVFVDHVEDFNFFKRESS